One region of Camelina sativa cultivar DH55 chromosome 6, Cs, whole genome shotgun sequence genomic DNA includes:
- the LOC104792673 gene encoding 7-methylguanosine phosphate-specific 5'-nucleotidase A-like isoform X2, translating to MLIINYCTRFHAPSSIRISVVRRRTHSQTYSFCCFGHENNSLAKSPMEESNLSANTVMDHPRAITDKIALIRDAGPSKFQVIADFDATLTRYRVNGLRGQTSHGLLQQGNAYYDAKRQALYDHYHPLEISPVIPVDEKTKLMEEWWSKTHELLIEGGLTYEAIKKSVADSSIAFREGVTELFEFLEKKEIPVLIFSAGLADVIEEVLRQNLHRTFKNVKIVSNRMVFNDDGQLVSFKGKLIHVLNKNEHALDMAAPLHDRLGVATGEEDEENANMKKRTNVLLMGDHLGDLGMSDGLNYETRISIGFLNDNIEKSLESYREAFDLVYLNDAPMWGALELVSQLFSTEAS from the exons ATGCTCATTATCAACTACTGCACGCGCTTTCACGCGCCGTCGTCAATTCGTATCTCTGTCGTCCGCCGCCGTACTCACTCGCAAACATATTCATTTTGTTGCTTCGGCCACGAG AATAACTCTTTGGCCAAGAGTCCAATGGAAGAGTCCAATCTATCTGCCAACACTGTCATGGATCATCCTCGAGCCATCACCGATAAAATAGCCCTAATTCGTGACGCTGGTCCTTCCAAATTTCAG GTCATTGCAGACTTCGATGCGACATTAACGAGATACCGAGTCAATGGACTTCGAGGCCAGA ccagtCATGGCCTCTTGCAGCAAGGAAATGCATATTACGATGCTAAGAGGCAAGCATTATATGATCACTATCATCCTTTGGAGATTTCTCCTGTGATTCCTGTTGATGAGAAAACCAAACTCATGGAAGAATG GTGGAGTAAAACTCATGAGCTTCTCATTGAGGGAGGTTTAACATATGAGGCAATCAAGAAATCTGTTGCGGATTCCTCCATTGCTTTTAGAGAAGGTGTGACTGagctttttgaatttttggag AAAAAGGAGATCCCAGTTCTGATTTTTTCAGCTGGACTTGCTGATGTCATTGAAGAG GTTTTGAGGCAGAACCTTCATAGAACTTTCAAGAATGTGAAGATTGTATCGAACAGGATGGTGTTCAATGATGATGGACAGCTTGTGTCTTTCAAAG GAAAGCTAATTCACGTGCTAAACAAAAACGAACACGCTTTAGACATGGCTGCTCCACTTCATGATCGACTTGGTGTTGCAACTGgcgaggaagatgaagaaaatgcaaacatGAAAAAACGAACAAATGTTTTGCTTATGGGAGATCATTTGGGGGATTTGGGGATGTCTGATGGATTGAATTATGAAACTCGAATATCTATTGGATTTCT GAACGATAACATTGAGAAGAGTCTTGAGAGCTACCGCGAGGCCTTTGATCTTGTTTATCTT AATGATGCACCTATGTGGGGAGCTCTGGAGCTTGTTTCTCAGTTATTCTCAACAGAAGCGAGTTAG
- the LOC104793801 gene encoding uncharacterized protein LOC104793801: protein MNSYRNHNLSVNDIDLSLLRITSPPPYYDYSPSPSLLPADEITPPLKRASPVSDDSDQSKRRKLSPQEEPIFITSPLLFTSRENNQSSSSVHDPNLTSPVLEKQDTTPSASDTETMNKVNHCVEEMNRGEVNYAYEQEEVEQEEEEECGGGMRIERSGDGFVIRLKCRCRQAFRVLFSDHHLYFKPL, encoded by the exons ATGAATTCAT ACCGTAACCATAATCTGAGCGTCAACGACATTGATCTCTCTCTGCTCCGTATCACTTCTCCTCCACCTTACTACGACTACTCTCCTTCCCCATCATTGTTACCCGCCGATGAAATCACACCTCCGTTGAAACGCGCCTCCCCTGTTTCCGACGACTCCGATCAGTCCAAACGAAGAAAACTCTCCCCTCAAGAAGAACCAATCTTTATAACCTCTCCTCTTCTATTCACTTCCCGGGAGAACAaccaatcttcttcctctgtccaTGACCCGAATCTCACAAGCCCTGTTTTGGAGAAGCAAGATACGACGCCGTCTGCTTCTGATACAGAG ACGATGAACAAGGTTAACCATTGCGTAGAGGAGATGAATCGGGGAGAGGTTAACTATGCTTATGAG CAAGAAGAagtggaacaagaagaagaagaagaatgtggaGGAGGGATGAGGATAGAGAGATCAGGAGATGGTTTCGTAATTAGATTGAAGTGTAGATGCAGacaagcttttagggttcttttcTCAGATCATCACCTCTACTTCAAGCCTCTCTAA
- the LOC104792673 gene encoding 7-methylguanosine phosphate-specific 5'-nucleotidase A-like isoform X1, with the protein MLIINYCTRFHAPSSIRISVVRRRTHSQTYSFCCFGHENNSLAKSPMEESNLSANTVMDHPRAITDKIALIRDAGPSKFQVIADFDATLTRYRVNGLRGQTSHGLLQQGNAYYDAKRQALYDHYHPLEISPVIPVDEKTKLMEEWWSKTHELLIEGGLTYDAIKKSVADSSIAFREGVTELFEFLEKKEIPVLIFSAGLADVIEEVLRQNLHRTFKNVKIVSNRMVFNDDGQLVSFKGKLIHVLNKNEHALDMAAPLHDRLGVATGEEDEENANMKKRTNVLLMGDHLGDLGMSDGLNYETRISIGFLNDNIEKSLESYREAFDLVYLNDAPMWGALELVSQLFSTEAS; encoded by the exons ATGCTCATTATCAACTACTGCACGCGCTTTCACGCGCCGTCGTCAATTCGTATCTCTGTCGTCCGCCGCCGTACTCACTCGCAAACATATTCATTTTGTTGCTTCGGCCACGAG AATAACTCTTTGGCCAAGAGTCCAATGGAAGAGTCCAATCTATCTGCCAACACTGTCATGGATCATCCTCGAGCCATCACCGATAAAATAGCCCTAATTCGTGACGCTGGTCCTTCCAAATTTCAG GTCATTGCAGACTTCGATGCGACATTAACGAGATACCGAGTCAATGGACTTCGAGGCCAGA ccagtCATGGCCTCTTGCAGCAAGGAAATGCATATTACGATGCTAAGAGGCAAGCATTATATGATCACTATCATCCTTTGGAGATTTCTCCTGTGATTCCTGTTGATGAGAAAACCAAACTCATGGAAGAATG GTGGAGTAAAACTCATGAGCTTCTCATTGAGGGAGGTTTAACATATGACGCAATCAAGAAATCTGTTGCGGATTCCTCCATTGCTTTTAGAGAAGGTGTGACTGagctttttgaatttttggag AAAAAGGAGATCCCAGTTCTGATTTTTTCAGCTGGACTTGCTGATGTCATTGAAGAG GTTTTGAGGCAGAACCTTCATAGAACTTTCAAGAATGTGAAGATTGTATCGAACAGGATGGTGTTCAATGATGATGGACAGCTTGTGTCTTTCAAAG GAAAGCTAATTCACGTGCTAAACAAAAACGAACACGCTTTAGACATGGCTGCTCCACTTCATGATCGACTTGGTGTTGCAACTGgcgaggaagatgaagaaaatgcaaacatGAAAAAACGAACAAATGTTTTGCTTATGGGAGATCATTTGGGGGATTTGGGGATGTCTGATGGATTGAATTATGAAACTCGAATATCTATTGGATTTCT GAACGATAACATTGAGAAGAGTCTTGAGAGCTACCGCGAGGCCTTTGATCTTGTTTATCTT AATGATGCACCTATGTGGGGAGCTCTGGAGCTTGTTTCTCAGTTATTCTCAACAGAAGCGAGTTAG
- the LOC104792674 gene encoding uncharacterized protein LOC104792674: MMREDKVIDRNHNLSVNDIDLSLLRITSPPPYYDYSPSPSLLPADEITPPLKRASPVSDDSDQSKRRKLSPQEEPIFITSPLLFTSRENNQSSSSVHDPNLTSPVLEKQDTTPSASDTETMNKVNHCVEEMNRGEVNYAYEQEEVEQEEEEECGGGMRIERSGDGFVIRLKCRCRQAFRVLFSDHHLYFKPL, from the exons atgatgagggaAGACAAAGTTATAGACCGTAACCATAATCTGAGCGTCAACGACATTGATCTCTCTCTGCTCCGTATCACTTCTCCTCCACCTTACTACGACTACTCTCCTTCCCCATCATTGTTACCCGCCGATGAAATCACACCTCCGTTGAAACGCGCCTCCCCTGTTTCCGACGACTCCGATCAGTCCAAACGAAGAAAACTCTCCCCTCAAGAAGAACCAATCTTTATAACCTCTCCTCTTCTATTCACTTCCCGGGAGAACAaccaatcttcttcctctgtccaTGACCCGAATCTCACAAGCCCTGTTTTGGAGAAGCAAGATACGACGCCGTCTGCTTCTGATACAGAG ACGATGAACAAGGTTAACCATTGCGTAGAGGAGATGAATCGGGGAGAGGTTAACTATGCTTATGAG CAAGAAGAagtggaacaagaagaagaagaagaatgtggaGGAGGGATGAGGATAGAGAGATCAGGAGATGGTTTCGTAATTAGATTGAAGTGTAGATGCAGacaagcttttagggttcttttcTCAGATCATCACCTCTACTTCAAGCCTCTCTAA
- the LOC104792672 gene encoding ethanolamine-phosphate cytidylyltransferase, producing the protein MVWEKEKIVGSCIVGGAAFAVGASFLHLFLKGELPLGLGLGLSSPWRILRKRKPVRVYMDGCFDMMHYGHCNALRQARALGDQLVVGVVSDEEIIANKGPPVTPLHERMTMVKAVKWVDEVISDAPYAITEEFMKKLFDEYQIDYIIHGDDPCVLPDGSDAYALAKKAGRYKQIKRTEGVSSTDIVGRMLLCVRERTVSDTHSRSSLQRQFSHGHNSPKFDDGGSSGTRVSHFLPTSRRIVQFSNGKGPGPDARIIYIDGAFDLFHAGHVEILRRARELGDFLLVGIHNDQTVSAKRGTHRPIMNLHERSLSVLACRYVDEVIIGAPWEVSRDTITTFDISLVVHGTVAESDDFQKEEDNPYAVPISMGIFEILESPLDITTSTIIRRIVANHEAYQKRNAKKEASEKKYYEQKSFVVGD; encoded by the exons ATGGTTTGGGAGAAAGAGAAGATCGTCGGAAGTTGTATAGTCGGAGGAGCTGCGTTCGCCGTCGGAGCTTCTTTCCTCCATCTTTTCCTTAAAGGCGAGCTTCCGTTAGGATTAGGTTTAGGTTTGTCTTCTCCATGGCGCATTTTGAGAAAACGAAAGCCTGTTCGCGTCTACATGGACGGTTGCTTCGACATGATGCACTACGGCCACTGCAACGCGCTTCGACAAGCTCGTGCTCTCGGTGACCAATTGGTCGTCGGAGTTGTTTCCGACGAAGAAATCATTGCTAACAAGGGACCTCCTGTCACGCCTCTTCACGAGAG AATGACGATGGTGAAGGCTGTGAAGTGGGTGGATGAAGTCATATCTGATGCTCCTTACGCTATTACGGAAGAATTTATGAAGAAATTGTTCGATGAGTATCAGATCGATTACATCATCCATGGTGATGATCCTTGTGTTCTTCCTGATGGATCTGATGCTTATGCACTTGCTAAGAAGGCTGGTCGTTACAAGCAGATTAAGCGTACTGAAGGAGTCTCTAGCACTGATATCGTTG GTCGTATGCTTCTCTGTGTAAGAGAAAGAACCGTTAGTGACACTCATAGTCGTTCTTCTCTGCAAAGGCAATTTAGTCATGGCCATAATAGCCCCAAGTTTGATGATGGAGGTTCTTCTGGTACTCGTGTCTCACACTTTCTTCCTACTTCCCGAAGAATTGTTCAGTTCTCCAATGGCAAG GGGCCAGGACCTGATGCACGCATAATTTACATAGATGGTGCTTTTGATCTATTCCATGCTGGCCATGTTGAG ATTCTCAGGCGTGCTCGAGAGCTTGGAGACTTCCTTCTTGTTGGAATACATAATGACCAGACTGTCAG TGCTAAAAGAGGAACGCACCGTCCAATCATGAATCTCCATGAAAGGAGCTTAAGTGTTCTGGCATGCCGCTATGTAGATGAGGTGATCATTGGTGCTCCATGGGAAGTGTCTAGAGATACG ATAACGACATTTGACATTTCGTTGGTTGTTCATGGGACAGTAGCCGAGAGCGATGATTTTCAAAAG GAGGAAGATAATCCGTATGCTGTACCAATAAGCATGGGCATATTCGAAATTCTAGAAAGCCCTCTTGATATCACAACTTCCACTATAATCAGGAGGATTGTAGCAAACCATGAAGCATATCAG AAACGTAACGCGAAGAAGGAAGCTAGTGAGAAAAAGTACTACGAGCAGAAGTCATTTGTGGTCGGGGACTGA